A region of the Dyadobacter sp. CECT 9275 genome:
TTTTGGAAGAGTTCCGTGTTCCTGTTCCAATTTAATCCGGAACATGGGCTTTAAAACGCACTTCTTTTTTAATCTGTTTTTTCTGACCCTATCAGTTGTAGGTATATATATGTCTAACTCGCAAAGGAAAGGAGGACCGGTGGCAGCAAGTGATTTATGAACAGAAGCCGGAAAGGCATGGCCCAGGGCTATTTCTTTCTGCCAGGGATTGCCTACTCTACTGAAAAACAATGTAGGCAATTATTTATCAATTCACATTTCAAAGCTTCCAGGAAGCACAAATGCTTTATGAAATCTGTTTTTAAATTGAATTATTTACCCGCTTTTGCATTGGTATTAGCCGGCGGTATGGCTGTCGCTACTACAAATCGCAGCATGGCTCCACAGTATTTCAAGGATTCAGCCGGCGAATGGCAGCCGCTGGGTAGCAGGCAGATCGGCACTCAACCCGGTCAATACAGCTGTAATCAAAGTGATAATCAATGTACAGCCGAAGGCCTGGATGCAAATGGTGAACCTACCGGTAATATTACCGAAGGGCAGCTCGTTCAAAACTAGCATCATAACGTTGTCGGTATCTTAAAACAAAAAGTCCCCGAATCCGGGGACTTTTTGTTTCTATCTAATATTCTGCTCAATACCACTTCCCAAAATCTCGTTCTCGGGAATGCTCAGCACGTACCGATTGTCGTTGGCCGGCAGCTCCAAAAGCTCTGCAGCCGGTTTTCGGTATAACGTCCTTGCAATCCGGGGATCTTTGTTAAGCCGTCTGAGATCCGCCCAGCGGACGCCTCTTGAAAAAAGCTGCTTTCTTCTTTCCAACAGGATCAGTTCCAGAAGCTGCAAGGGCCTGGCCTCCGTGATGGGCTTATACATGCCTTTTTTG
Encoded here:
- a CDS encoding DUF6520 family protein, whose amino-acid sequence is MAQGYFFLPGIAYSTEKQCRQLFINSHFKASRKHKCFMKSVFKLNYLPAFALVLAGGMAVATTNRSMAPQYFKDSAGEWQPLGSRQIGTQPGQYSCNQSDNQCTAEGLDANGEPTGNITEGQLVQN